The Luteimonas sp. YGD11-2 genome has a window encoding:
- the zapE gene encoding cell division protein ZapE — METATPSQRYAAGIARGDWQDDPAQRAVLAELDRLHAALSQPPARTGALRRLFGGGGDTATVPGLYLWGGVGRGKTFLIDLFADGLPLENFRAEGPADIPLPPGGRGRDRLQTKRRTHFHRFMRSVHDELREQNGERDPLAAIVRGWRARGLRVLVLDEFFVTDIGDAMVLARLLDRMFAEGIVLVTTSNIEPAGLYRDGLQRVRFLPAIALIEQHCHVREMVSDTDYRLRALTRSPVYRAPLDAGTDGWLAGRWHALGGSDRHRDCGIVIDGRRIAVRGRDPGMVWFDFEAICEGPRGASDYIEIAREFHTVLVGDVPLFDGSRDDAARRFVTMVDELYDRHVNLVCTAAAEPPLLYTGERLAATFERTASRLIEMRSAEYLAREHRG, encoded by the coding sequence ATGGAGACCGCGACACCCTCGCAGCGCTACGCCGCCGGCATCGCCCGCGGTGACTGGCAGGATGACCCCGCACAGCGCGCGGTGCTGGCGGAACTCGACCGCCTGCATGCGGCACTGTCGCAGCCGCCGGCGCGCACCGGCGCGCTGCGCCGGCTGTTCGGGGGCGGGGGCGACACGGCCACCGTGCCCGGACTGTACCTGTGGGGCGGGGTCGGCCGCGGCAAGACATTCCTGATCGACCTGTTCGCCGATGGCCTGCCCCTGGAAAACTTCCGGGCTGAAGGCCCGGCCGACATCCCTCTCCCGCCGGGCGGGAGAGGGCGGGACCGTTTGCAAACCAAGCGCCGCACCCACTTCCACCGTTTCATGCGCAGCGTGCACGACGAACTGCGCGAACAGAACGGCGAGCGCGATCCACTTGCGGCCATCGTGCGCGGCTGGCGCGCGCGCGGCCTGCGGGTGCTGGTGCTCGACGAGTTCTTCGTCACCGACATCGGCGATGCGATGGTGCTGGCGCGGCTGCTGGACCGCATGTTCGCCGAGGGCATCGTGCTGGTGACGACCTCCAACATCGAGCCCGCCGGGCTGTACCGCGACGGCCTGCAGCGCGTGCGCTTCCTGCCGGCGATCGCGCTGATCGAACAGCACTGCCACGTGCGCGAGATGGTCAGCGACACCGATTACCGCCTGCGCGCGCTGACCCGCTCGCCCGTCTACCGCGCGCCGCTCGACGCCGGTACGGACGGGTGGCTGGCCGGACGCTGGCACGCGCTCGGTGGCAGCGATCGCCATCGCGATTGCGGCATCGTCATCGACGGCCGCCGCATCGCCGTGCGCGGGCGTGACCCGGGCATGGTGTGGTTCGACTTCGAGGCGATTTGCGAAGGCCCGCGCGGCGCCAGCGACTACATCGAGATCGCGCGCGAATTCCACACCGTGCTGGTCGGCGACGTGCCGCTGTTCGACGGCAGCCGCGACGATGCCGCGCGCCGCTTCGTGACCATGGTCGACGAGCTCTACGACCGCCACGTCAACCTGGTCTGCACCGCGGCCGCGGAACCGCCGCTGCTCTACACCGGCGAACGCCTGGCCGCGACCTTCGAGCGCACCGCCTCGCGGCTGATCGAGATGCGCAGCGCCGAATACCTCGCCCGCGAGCACCGGGGCTGA
- a CDS encoding acetyl-CoA hydrolase/transferase family protein, with the protein MTSPRIAHPGLAARRTDAAQAAEWIQPGMAVGMSGFTGAGYPKAVPQALAARMEAARERGEAFALRVLTGASTAPELDGALARAGGIDFRLPYQSDPELRARINRGEIEYMDIHLGHVAQYAWFGFLGKIDVAVIEVAGILPDGRLIPSTSVGNNKTWLDLADKVIVEVNHRQPIGLDGMHDIYYGTALPPARRPIPLLQPGDRIGEPYLRVDPEKIIAVVETDAPDRLGSFAPPDATSKAIAANLVEFFRHEIRAGRLSDRLLPLQSGVGNIANAVLAGLQDGGFTGLTAFTEVIQDGMLDLIEAGVITMASATALSLSPEAVERFAANIGLFRERIVLRPQEMSNHAELVRRLGCIAMNGMVEADIYGNVNSTHVAGSTIINGIGGSGDFARNGFLSCFVTPSTAKGGAISAIVPMVSHVDHNEHDVDVIVTEQGLADLRGLSPKQRARAVIANCAHPDYRDLLQDYFDRALAGSSGRHTPHLLGEALSWHQRYLDTGSMRG; encoded by the coding sequence ATGACCAGCCCCCGCATCGCCCACCCCGGACTCGCCGCACGCCGGACGGATGCAGCGCAGGCGGCGGAATGGATCCAGCCGGGCATGGCGGTCGGGATGAGCGGCTTCACCGGCGCCGGTTACCCGAAGGCGGTGCCGCAGGCGCTGGCCGCACGCATGGAGGCGGCACGCGAGCGTGGCGAGGCCTTCGCGCTGCGCGTCCTCACCGGTGCATCCACCGCGCCCGAACTCGATGGCGCGCTGGCGCGTGCCGGTGGCATCGATTTCCGCCTGCCTTACCAGTCCGACCCCGAACTGCGCGCGCGCATCAACCGCGGCGAGATCGAGTACATGGACATCCACCTCGGCCACGTCGCCCAGTACGCCTGGTTCGGCTTCCTCGGGAAGATCGACGTCGCGGTCATCGAGGTCGCCGGCATCCTGCCGGACGGCCGGCTGATCCCGTCGACCTCGGTGGGCAACAACAAGACCTGGCTGGACCTCGCCGACAAGGTCATCGTCGAGGTCAACCACCGCCAGCCGATCGGCCTCGATGGCATGCACGACATCTACTACGGCACCGCGCTGCCGCCGGCGCGCAGGCCGATCCCGCTGCTGCAGCCCGGCGACCGCATCGGCGAGCCCTACCTGCGCGTGGACCCGGAGAAGATCATCGCGGTGGTGGAGACCGACGCGCCGGACCGCCTCGGAAGCTTCGCCCCGCCGGATGCCACCTCCAAGGCGATCGCCGCCAACCTGGTGGAGTTCTTCCGCCACGAGATCCGCGCCGGGCGGCTTTCGGACCGGCTGCTGCCGCTGCAGTCGGGCGTGGGCAACATCGCCAACGCGGTGCTGGCGGGCCTGCAGGACGGCGGCTTCACCGGGCTCACCGCGTTCACCGAGGTCATCCAGGACGGCATGCTCGACCTGATCGAGGCCGGGGTGATCACCATGGCTTCGGCCACCGCGCTGTCGCTGAGCCCGGAGGCGGTGGAACGCTTCGCCGCCAATATCGGGCTGTTCCGCGAACGCATTGTGCTGCGCCCGCAGGAGATGTCCAACCACGCCGAGCTGGTGCGCCGCCTGGGCTGCATCGCGATGAACGGCATGGTCGAGGCCGACATCTACGGCAACGTCAATTCCACCCATGTCGCCGGCTCGACGATCATCAACGGTATCGGCGGCTCCGGCGACTTCGCCCGCAACGGCTTCCTGTCGTGCTTCGTCACCCCGAGTACCGCCAAGGGCGGGGCGATCTCGGCGATCGTGCCGATGGTCAGCCACGTCGACCACAACGAGCACGATGTCGATGTCATTGTCACCGAGCAGGGCCTGGCCGACCTGCGCGGGCTCTCGCCCAAGCAGCGCGCGCGCGCGGTGATCGCCAACTGCGCGCACCCGGACTACCGCGACTTGCTGCAGGACTACTTCGACCGTGCGCTCGCCGGCAGCAGCGGACGCCATACCCCGCACCTGCTGGGCGAGGCGCTGTCCTGGCACCAGCGCTACCTCGACACCGGCAGCATGCGCGGCTGA
- a CDS encoding S9 family peptidase produces the protein MHRILLASAITLALTACAAATDTPRAGAFAAPATIDEVPLIPRDALFGNPERANVQLSPDGRTLSWVAPVDGTLNVWVAPVDNPADARPVTKDTARGIRNYFWTYRPGVLLYLRDAGGDEDFHLYAVDVASGESRDLTPFEKTTAQVVGVSDRHPDTILVGMNDRDPAWHDLYRVDLATGERTLVERNDASIGEYVADADYNLRFASRSRPDGGVDVLRRDGDGWQEHDAIPFEDGMTTGLAGLTKDGRTLYMRDSRERDTSALFAIDAASGERTLLHADPRADFGGGLMDPRTGEVQAVSVNYLREEWAVLDDSIRADLDRLAAIGPGEASINTRTLDDSKWIVAYSAAESPLEYYLYDRADGGTLTHLFSGRPALAGQPLVPMWPQELTSRDGKTLVSYLTLPAHADPDGDGKADQPVPMVLLVHGGPWARDVYGYSSYDQWLANRGYAVLSVNFRGSTGFGKAFTNAGDGEWAAKMHDDLIDAVQWAVGEGVTTQDRVAIMGGSYGGYATLVGLTFTPDTFACGVDIVGPANLNTLLSTVPPYWASFYQQLVRRMGDPETEEGKAWLTERSPLSRVDAIRKPLLIGQGANDPRVKQDESDQIVNAMTEKNIPVTYVLFPDEGHGFARPENNKAFNAVAEGFLSQCLGGRAQPIGNDFAGSSITVPTGADGVPGLAEAMQSHTQDVRR, from the coding sequence ATGCACCGCATCCTGCTCGCGTCCGCCATCACGCTTGCGCTGACCGCCTGCGCGGCCGCCACCGATACGCCTCGCGCCGGTGCGTTCGCCGCGCCGGCCACGATCGACGAGGTCCCGCTGATCCCGCGCGATGCGCTGTTCGGCAATCCCGAGCGTGCCAACGTGCAGCTGAGCCCCGACGGTCGCACCCTGAGCTGGGTGGCACCGGTGGACGGCACCCTCAACGTCTGGGTCGCCCCGGTGGACAACCCGGCCGATGCGCGCCCGGTGACGAAGGACACCGCGCGCGGCATCCGCAACTACTTCTGGACCTACCGCCCCGGCGTGCTCCTGTACCTGCGCGATGCCGGTGGCGACGAGGACTTCCACCTCTACGCGGTGGACGTGGCCAGTGGCGAGAGTCGCGACCTGACCCCGTTCGAGAAGACCACCGCGCAGGTAGTGGGGGTGAGCGATCGCCACCCGGACACCATCCTGGTCGGCATGAACGACCGCGACCCGGCCTGGCACGACCTGTACCGGGTCGACCTCGCCACCGGCGAGCGCACGCTGGTGGAGCGCAACGACGCCTCGATCGGCGAATACGTCGCCGATGCCGACTACAACCTGCGCTTCGCCTCGCGCTCGCGGCCCGACGGCGGCGTCGACGTGCTGCGCCGTGACGGCGACGGCTGGCAGGAGCACGACGCGATCCCGTTCGAGGACGGCATGACGACGGGACTCGCGGGGCTGACCAAGGACGGCCGTACCCTGTACATGCGCGATTCGCGCGAGCGCGACACCTCGGCACTGTTCGCGATCGACGCTGCCAGCGGAGAGCGCACCCTGCTGCACGCCGACCCGCGTGCCGACTTCGGCGGTGGCCTGATGGACCCGCGCACCGGAGAGGTGCAGGCGGTGTCGGTGAACTACCTGCGCGAGGAATGGGCGGTGCTCGACGACAGCATCCGCGCCGACCTCGACCGGCTGGCGGCGATCGGCCCCGGCGAGGCTTCGATCAACACCCGCACGCTCGACGACAGCAAGTGGATCGTGGCCTATTCGGCCGCGGAGTCGCCGCTGGAGTACTACCTCTACGACCGCGCCGACGGCGGCACGCTGACCCACCTGTTCTCCGGCCGCCCGGCACTGGCCGGGCAGCCGCTGGTGCCGATGTGGCCGCAGGAACTGACCTCGCGCGACGGCAAGACGCTGGTGAGCTACCTGACGCTGCCCGCGCATGCGGATCCGGATGGCGACGGCAAGGCGGACCAGCCGGTGCCGATGGTGCTGCTGGTGCATGGTGGCCCGTGGGCGCGCGACGTCTACGGCTACAGCAGTTATGACCAGTGGCTGGCCAACCGCGGCTATGCGGTGCTCAGCGTGAACTTCCGCGGCTCCACCGGCTTCGGCAAGGCGTTCACCAACGCCGGCGACGGCGAGTGGGCGGCGAAGATGCACGACGACCTCATCGACGCCGTGCAGTGGGCGGTCGGCGAGGGCGTCACCACCCAGGACAGGGTCGCGATCATGGGCGGCAGCTACGGTGGCTATGCAACGCTGGTGGGCCTGACCTTCACCCCGGACACCTTTGCCTGTGGCGTCGACATCGTCGGCCCCGCCAACCTCAACACCCTCCTGTCGACGGTGCCGCCGTACTGGGCGAGCTTCTACCAGCAGCTGGTGCGGCGCATGGGCGACCCGGAGACCGAGGAAGGCAAGGCCTGGTTGACCGAGCGTTCGCCGTTGTCGCGGGTGGATGCGATCCGCAAGCCGCTGCTGATCGGCCAGGGCGCCAACGATCCGCGGGTGAAGCAGGACGAGAGCGACCAGATCGTCAACGCGATGACCGAGAAGAACATCCCGGTCACGTACGTGCTGTTCCCCGACGAGGGCCACGGGTTCGCCCGCCCGGAGAACAACAAGGCCTTCAATGCGGTGGCGGAAGGTTTCCTGTCGCAGTGCCTGGGCGGCCGCGCGCAACCGATCGGCAACGACTTCGCCGGCTCCAGCATCACCGTGCCCACCGGGGCCGACGGTGTGCCGGGCCTGGCGGAGGCGATGCAGTCGCACACCCAGGACGTGCGCCGGTGA
- a CDS encoding ribonucleoside-diphosphate reductase subunit alpha, translating to MHHDDTHLAEPATPAGAPSVAHPDDNVPLPPAAHSAPAISAPPAATWITKDAGNRRTPYDRARLERGIDRVHAEFPQLDIADYKRSVFGFVERKEAVNADDLTDHLIREAEARVDVTAPEWEFFAARLYLHRLYKRASRNRFYDAGEKYGSYVGLQESLADRNIYSNDILRAYSKEELQEAGRMIEPERDKLFAYNGLYLLATRYLATDTSRAVFELPQERWLTIALYLMQNETRGGRERRMQLVGEAYWALSNLYMTVATPTLQNAGKVGGQLSSCFIDTVDDSLQGIYDSNTDIARVSKGGGGVGAYMGYVRSSGSAIRGVPNSSGGVVPWIKQLNNTAVSVDQLGQRKGAVAVYLDVWHRDIENFLDLRLNNGDQRLRAHDVFTSICIPDLFMEAVERRGDWYLFDPHEVHKIKGFYLQDFFDETRGDPNGSFRRRYEEVVADERISRKTVKAIDIFKRIMVSQLETGNPFMFYRDEVNRKNPNKHVGRVYSSNLCTEILQNMSPTKMMQEIISGNQIVTTRQAGDFVVCNLSSVNLGRAVVPQQGQGDLITDVLERLIPIQVRMLDNVIDLNQLPVPQATITNQKYRAIGLGTFGWHHLLAQKGIQWNEQAAEDFSDSLYERINYLTVQASMELAKEKGAYPVFAGSDWHTGAYFRDREYNSPQWLDLAAQVGVNGMRNGWLMAVAPNMSTAQIAGSTASIDPIYSAFYYEEKKDYRRPVAAPGLSLDTWPYYEKGAWKVDQFASVRQNARRQRHVDQAISFNLYVPSTIRASTLLELHMTAWREGIKTTYYVRSNDIDIAECEWCSS from the coding sequence ATGCACCACGACGACACCCACCTGGCCGAGCCCGCGACGCCGGCCGGCGCGCCATCCGTCGCCCACCCCGATGACAACGTGCCGCTGCCGCCGGCCGCGCATTCCGCACCGGCGATATCCGCACCGCCCGCTGCGACCTGGATCACCAAGGACGCCGGCAACCGCCGCACCCCGTACGACCGCGCGCGCCTGGAACGCGGCATCGACCGCGTGCACGCCGAGTTCCCGCAGCTCGACATCGCCGACTACAAGCGCAGCGTGTTCGGCTTCGTCGAGCGCAAGGAAGCGGTCAACGCCGACGACCTCACCGACCATCTGATCCGCGAGGCCGAGGCCCGCGTCGATGTCACCGCGCCGGAGTGGGAATTCTTCGCCGCCCGCCTGTACCTGCATCGCCTGTACAAGCGCGCCAGCCGCAACCGCTTCTACGATGCCGGTGAGAAGTACGGCTCCTACGTCGGCCTGCAGGAGTCGCTGGCCGACCGCAACATCTATTCCAACGACATCCTGCGCGCCTACTCCAAGGAAGAGCTGCAGGAAGCCGGCCGCATGATCGAGCCCGAGCGCGACAAGCTGTTCGCCTACAACGGCCTGTACCTGCTGGCCACGCGGTATCTGGCCACCGACACGTCGCGCGCCGTGTTCGAACTGCCGCAGGAGCGCTGGCTGACCATCGCCCTGTACCTGATGCAGAACGAGACCCGCGGCGGCCGCGAGCGCCGCATGCAGCTGGTCGGCGAGGCCTACTGGGCGCTGTCGAACCTGTACATGACCGTGGCGACGCCGACGCTGCAGAACGCCGGCAAGGTCGGCGGCCAGCTGTCGTCGTGCTTCATCGACACCGTCGACGACAGCTTGCAGGGCATCTACGACTCCAACACCGACATCGCCCGCGTCTCCAAGGGCGGCGGCGGCGTGGGCGCGTACATGGGCTATGTGCGTTCCAGCGGTTCGGCGATCCGCGGCGTGCCCAACTCCTCGGGCGGCGTGGTGCCGTGGATCAAGCAGCTCAACAACACCGCCGTGTCGGTGGACCAGCTGGGCCAGCGCAAGGGCGCGGTGGCGGTGTATCTGGACGTGTGGCACCGCGACATCGAGAACTTCCTCGACCTGCGGCTCAACAACGGCGACCAGCGCCTGCGCGCGCACGACGTGTTCACCTCGATCTGCATCCCCGACCTCTTCATGGAAGCGGTCGAGCGCCGCGGCGACTGGTACCTGTTCGACCCGCACGAAGTCCACAAGATCAAGGGCTTCTACCTGCAGGATTTCTTCGACGAAACGCGCGGCGATCCGAACGGAAGCTTCCGCCGTCGTTACGAGGAAGTCGTCGCCGACGAGCGCATCAGCCGCAAGACCGTCAAGGCGATCGACATCTTCAAGCGGATCATGGTCTCGCAGCTCGAGACCGGGAATCCCTTCATGTTCTACCGCGACGAAGTGAACCGGAAGAACCCGAACAAGCACGTCGGCCGCGTGTACTCGTCGAACCTCTGCACCGAGATCCTGCAGAACATGAGCCCGACGAAGATGATGCAGGAGATCATCTCCGGCAATCAGATCGTCACCACCAGGCAGGCCGGCGACTTCGTCGTGTGCAACCTGTCGTCGGTGAACCTGGGCCGCGCGGTCGTGCCGCAGCAGGGCCAGGGCGACCTGATCACCGACGTGCTCGAACGCCTGATCCCGATCCAGGTGCGCATGCTCGACAACGTGATCGATCTCAACCAGCTCCCGGTGCCGCAGGCCACGATCACCAACCAGAAGTACCGCGCGATCGGCCTCGGCACGTTCGGCTGGCATCACCTGCTGGCGCAGAAGGGCATCCAGTGGAACGAGCAGGCAGCCGAGGATTTCAGCGATTCGCTCTATGAGCGCATCAACTACCTGACCGTGCAGGCGAGCATGGAACTCGCCAAGGAAAAGGGTGCCTACCCGGTGTTCGCCGGCAGCGACTGGCACACCGGCGCCTACTTCCGCGACCGCGAGTACAACTCGCCGCAGTGGCTGGATCTGGCCGCGCAGGTCGGCGTCAACGGCATGCGCAACGGCTGGCTGATGGCGGTCGCCCCGAACATGTCCACCGCGCAGATCGCAGGCAGCACCGCGTCGATCGACCCGATCTACTCCGCGTTCTACTACGAGGAGAAGAAGGACTACCGCCGCCCGGTCGCCGCCCCCGGCCTGTCGCTGGACACCTGGCCCTACTACGAGAAGGGCGCCTGGAAGGTCGACCAGTTCGCGTCCGTGCGCCAGAACGCGCGTCGCCAGCGCCACGTCGACCAGGCGATCAGCTTCAACCTCTACGTGCCCAGTACCATTCGCGCGAGCACGCTGCTGGAGCTGCACATGACCGCATGGCGCGAGGGCATCAAGACCACGTATTACGTGCGCTCCAACGACATCGATATCGCCGAGTGCGAGTGGTGTTCGAGCTAA
- a CDS encoding ribonucleotide-diphosphate reductase subunit beta, which produces MAVTSTPLDRIKILEPRYPNRSTGIINGQTSGILNWNDIPYPSFYRAYKELSTNFWIPDEVDMKGDAKQYGELSAREKNAYDSIIGLLATLDSPQTRFIYNVAEYITDPAAHANAAIIGQQEVIHNESYSYVLASITGLADQNRVFELARTHPTIIARNQPIMDSYNDFMRERSAETLIRSLVQSSILEGINFYSGFAYFYNLVRQNRMTGTGKIISFINRDELAHSKFISELIRAIVGENQSLQGDQLTQYVHDAFEHAIQLETRWTSEVLDGIDGIDVDEMVRYVKYRANKMAGMLGIEKLYEGANDNVMPWIKAYADNFTETKTDFFEMRNASYKKTNSDNGFDDL; this is translated from the coding sequence ATGGCCGTTACGTCCACCCCGCTCGACCGCATCAAGATCCTCGAGCCGCGTTATCCCAACCGCTCCACCGGCATCATCAACGGCCAGACCAGCGGCATCCTCAACTGGAACGACATTCCGTATCCGTCGTTCTATCGCGCCTACAAGGAACTCTCGACCAACTTCTGGATTCCGGACGAGGTCGACATGAAGGGCGACGCCAAGCAGTACGGCGAGCTCTCGGCGCGCGAGAAGAACGCCTACGACTCGATCATCGGCCTGCTGGCCACGCTGGATTCGCCGCAGACGCGCTTCATCTACAACGTCGCCGAATACATCACCGACCCGGCCGCGCACGCCAACGCCGCGATCATCGGCCAGCAGGAAGTGATCCACAACGAGAGCTACAGCTACGTGCTGGCCTCGATCACCGGCCTCGCCGACCAGAACCGCGTGTTCGAACTCGCGCGCACGCATCCCACGATCATCGCGCGCAACCAGCCGATCATGGATTCGTACAACGACTTCATGCGCGAGCGCTCGGCCGAAACGCTGATCCGCTCGCTGGTGCAGTCGTCGATCCTCGAAGGCATCAACTTCTATTCCGGCTTCGCGTACTTCTACAACCTGGTCCGCCAGAACCGGATGACCGGCACCGGCAAGATCATCAGCTTCATCAACCGCGACGAACTCGCGCACAGCAAGTTCATCAGTGAACTCATCCGCGCCATCGTCGGCGAGAACCAGTCGCTGCAGGGCGACCAGCTCACCCAGTACGTGCACGACGCGTTCGAACACGCGATTCAGCTCGAGACGCGCTGGACGAGTGAGGTGCTCGACGGCATCGACGGCATCGACGTCGACGAGATGGTCCGCTACGTCAAGTACCGCGCCAACAAGATGGCCGGCATGCTCGGCATCGAGAAGCTGTACGAAGGCGCGAACGACAACGTGATGCCGTGGATCAAGGCCTACGCCGACAACTTCACCGAGACCAAGACCGACTTCTTCGAGATGCGCAACGCGTCCTACAAGAAGACGAATTCGGATAACGGCTTCGACGACCTGTGA
- a CDS encoding flavodoxin: MKILIAYSSLSGNTRDVARAIRARCEEKDHAVTWIDADIQTLAQACPGGAGHDLYLLGSWSINAGRTPPEMKRFIEELIAAVGRPERVAVFGTGETQWGEEYYCGAARRIAAFFGTGYPRLEIEQMPHGEHDAVKIQRWTDTILACTGTLTHADAARLHP; this comes from the coding sequence ATGAAGATCCTGATCGCCTACAGCTCGCTCAGCGGCAATACGCGCGATGTCGCGCGTGCGATCCGCGCGCGGTGCGAGGAGAAGGACCATGCCGTCACCTGGATCGACGCCGACATCCAGACGCTTGCCCAGGCCTGTCCCGGCGGCGCCGGACACGATCTGTACCTGCTCGGCAGCTGGAGCATCAACGCCGGGCGCACGCCTCCGGAGATGAAGCGCTTCATCGAAGAACTCATCGCCGCGGTCGGCAGGCCCGAGCGCGTCGCGGTGTTCGGCACCGGCGAGACACAGTGGGGCGAGGAGTACTACTGCGGCGCGGCGCGGCGGATCGCCGCGTTCTTCGGCACCGGTTATCCGCGGCTGGAGATCGAACAGATGCCGCATGGCGAACATGACGCCGTGAAGATCCAGCGCTGGACCGACACCATTCTTGCCTGTACCGGAACCCTGACCCATGCAGACGCTGCACGCCTCCACCCCTGA
- a CDS encoding thioredoxin family protein, which produces MQTLHASTPDDYDTALASHPRVLVDYHKDDCPACRMLDMSLAKFADTADAAGLVLLKVKLEAIGEAFFRGLDLRQTPTLSVFNAGIEVVRLPGFRTPAQIAQAVALHLPSAGDLA; this is translated from the coding sequence ATGCAGACGCTGCACGCCTCCACCCCTGACGACTACGACACCGCACTCGCATCGCATCCACGCGTGCTGGTGGACTATCACAAGGACGATTGTCCGGCCTGCCGGATGCTCGACATGTCGCTGGCGAAGTTCGCCGACACGGCTGACGCCGCCGGCCTGGTGCTGCTGAAGGTGAAGCTGGAGGCGATCGGCGAAGCATTCTTCCGCGGCCTGGACCTGCGGCAGACGCCTACGCTTTCGGTGTTCAATGCCGGAATCGAGGTGGTACGGCTTCCCGGCTTCCGCACGCCGGCGCAGATCGCGCAGGCCGTCGCCCTGCACCTTCCCTCAGCCGGAGACCTGGCATGA
- a CDS encoding acyl-CoA thioesterase, translating into MNDVAHTPRTEARLLEIVFPDHTNHMGTLFGGTALAWMDKAAFIAASRYARRTVVTARSDQVDFKLPIRQGQLVETIARVVEVGRTSMKVEVKLVAEDLLTGERELCTCGHFVMIALDARGRPVQVPALG; encoded by the coding sequence ATGAACGATGTGGCCCACACCCCACGCACCGAAGCCCGGCTGCTGGAGATCGTGTTCCCGGACCACACCAACCACATGGGCACATTGTTCGGCGGCACTGCGCTTGCGTGGATGGACAAGGCCGCGTTCATCGCCGCCTCGCGCTATGCACGCCGCACGGTGGTCACCGCGCGTTCCGACCAGGTCGACTTCAAGCTGCCGATCCGCCAGGGCCAGCTGGTGGAGACGATCGCCCGCGTGGTGGAGGTCGGCCGCACCTCGATGAAGGTGGAAGTGAAGCTGGTGGCCGAGGACCTGCTGACCGGCGAGCGCGAACTGTGCACCTGCGGGCACTTCGTGATGATCGCGCTGGATGCGCGCGGCCGCCCGGTGCAGGTGCCGGCGCTGGGTTGA
- a CDS encoding fructose bisphosphate aldolase produces MNQQQLDRIASGKGFIAALDQSGGSTPKALKLYGIDESAWSDEAGMYDLVHQMRTRIVTSPAFTGERVLGAILFERTLDASFAGQDAASYLWNEKQVVPFLKIDKGLEDEADGVQLMKPIPGLAELLAKAKSKGVFGTKERSVIKANNAGGIAAVLDQQFELGQQVLDAGLVPIIEPEVDIKAADKEAIEVELKKGLIERLDRIDANTPVILKLTLPSVDGWFQELVDHPAVLKVVALSGGYSRDDANAKLAKNPGVVASFSRALTEGLSAQQTDEAFNQSLDVAIESIYQASIA; encoded by the coding sequence GTGAATCAGCAGCAACTCGACAGGATCGCCTCGGGCAAGGGCTTCATCGCCGCACTCGACCAGAGCGGCGGCAGCACGCCGAAGGCGCTGAAGCTGTACGGCATCGACGAGTCGGCGTGGTCCGACGAGGCGGGCATGTACGACCTGGTGCACCAGATGCGCACCCGCATCGTCACCAGCCCGGCGTTCACCGGCGAGCGCGTCCTCGGCGCCATCCTGTTCGAGCGCACGCTCGATGCCAGCTTCGCCGGCCAGGACGCCGCCAGCTACCTGTGGAACGAGAAGCAGGTCGTGCCGTTCCTGAAGATCGACAAGGGCCTCGAGGACGAGGCCGATGGCGTGCAGCTGATGAAGCCGATCCCGGGCCTCGCCGAGCTGCTGGCCAAGGCGAAGTCCAAGGGCGTGTTCGGCACCAAGGAGCGCTCGGTCATCAAGGCCAACAATGCAGGCGGCATCGCTGCCGTGCTCGACCAGCAGTTCGAGCTCGGCCAGCAGGTGCTCGATGCCGGGCTGGTGCCGATCATCGAGCCGGAAGTCGACATCAAGGCCGCCGACAAGGAAGCCATCGAGGTCGAGCTGAAGAAGGGCCTGATCGAGCGGCTGGATCGTATCGATGCCAATACCCCGGTGATCCTCAAGCTCACCCTGCCGAGCGTGGACGGCTGGTTCCAGGAGCTTGTCGACCATCCGGCGGTGCTGAAGGTGGTGGCGCTGTCGGGCGGCTACAGCCGCGACGACGCCAACGCGAAGCTGGCAAAGAACCCGGGCGTGGTGGCGAGCTTCAGCCGCGCGCTGACCGAAGGCCTGAGCGCGCAGCAGACCGACGAGGCGTTCAACCAGTCGCTGGACGTGGCCATCGAGTCGATCTACCAGGCATCGATCGCCTGA